In a genomic window of Acidimicrobiia bacterium:
- a CDS encoding serine acetyltransferase — protein MASIGRPSSAVAAKLEAWLWAVRGWLVEPLVLAFRRSGNRALISEDLRRWREVRYYEERRDIPTDTDEDKLRYFLLATREFRNVFYYRLERGGVESYLASKLARRIWRPVDSLNVSCDDVGPGLVVRHGYSTILTAERIGANCFVHHEVTIGWDDEGARAPVLGDNVYVGTGAKILGAITIGSDVRIGANAVVLDDVPDGCTVAGVPARIVRAPQPRRLAAQGDGDAGIG, from the coding sequence GTGGCCTCGATCGGGCGTCCGTCCTCGGCCGTCGCGGCCAAGCTCGAGGCTTGGCTGTGGGCGGTACGGGGCTGGCTCGTTGAGCCCCTCGTCCTCGCCTTCCGTCGGTCGGGCAACCGGGCCCTCATCAGCGAGGACCTGCGGCGCTGGCGCGAGGTCCGGTACTACGAGGAGCGCCGAGACATCCCGACCGACACCGACGAGGACAAGCTGCGCTACTTCCTCCTCGCCACCCGCGAATTTCGCAACGTCTTCTACTACCGGCTTGAACGTGGCGGCGTCGAGAGCTATCTGGCGTCCAAGCTGGCCCGTCGGATCTGGCGGCCGGTCGACAGCCTCAACGTGAGCTGCGACGACGTTGGGCCGGGCCTCGTCGTGCGTCACGGTTACAGCACGATCCTGACCGCGGAGCGCATTGGCGCGAACTGCTTCGTGCACCACGAGGTGACGATCGGATGGGACGACGAGGGCGCCCGCGCCCCGGTCCTCGGCGACAACGTGTACGTGGGGACCGGCGCCAAGATCTTGGGGGCCATCACGATCGGGAGTGACGTGCGCATCGGCGCCAACGCCGTCGTCCTCGACGACGTGCCCGACGGCTGCACCGTCGCCGGCGTGCCCGCCCGGATCGTCCGGGCTCCGCAACCTCGTCGACTGGCGGCCCAAGGGGACGGGGACGCGGGCATCGGGTAG
- a CDS encoding enoyl-CoA hydratase-related protein: MGDTVRYERDGHVATITYNRPEVLNAINGELRQDLNAAWERFRADEEAWVGIVTGAGRAFCVGADLRDGAASAGTWPGSFWEIPTVNSFESGLEIWKPTIAAVNGYCLGYGLTLVAACDFVVAADDAEFGMPEVRLGVPTIVGAIRLPRRVGLSAALELLLTGERIDAARAAEIGLAGRVVPRAELLAEARRLADRLCAGAPLAVRAVKEMAYRGQALPWTDAVRMGESLRRMVLATDDAAEGRAAAAERRPPRWTGR, from the coding sequence ATGGGCGACACCGTCCGGTACGAGCGCGACGGCCACGTCGCGACCATCACCTACAACCGGCCCGAGGTGCTGAACGCGATCAACGGCGAGCTGCGCCAGGACCTCAACGCGGCGTGGGAGCGCTTCCGGGCCGACGAGGAGGCCTGGGTCGGGATCGTGACCGGCGCCGGTCGTGCCTTCTGCGTCGGGGCCGACCTGCGCGACGGCGCCGCCAGCGCGGGCACCTGGCCCGGCTCGTTCTGGGAGATCCCCACGGTCAACAGCTTCGAGTCCGGGCTCGAGATCTGGAAGCCGACGATCGCGGCGGTGAACGGGTACTGCCTCGGCTACGGGCTCACCCTCGTCGCGGCGTGCGACTTCGTCGTCGCCGCCGACGACGCCGAGTTCGGCATGCCCGAGGTGCGCCTCGGCGTCCCGACCATCGTGGGCGCCATCCGACTCCCCCGCCGCGTCGGCCTGTCGGCCGCGCTCGAGCTGCTCCTCACCGGCGAGCGCATCGACGCCGCCCGCGCCGCCGAGATCGGGCTCGCGGGACGGGTCGTGCCCCGGGCCGAGCTGCTGGCCGAGGCCCGCCGCCTCGCCGACCGCCTCTGCGCCGGCGCGCCGCTCGCGGTCCGCGCCGTGAAGGAGATGGCCTACCGGGGCCAGGCGCTGCCGTGGACCGACGCGGTGCGGATGGGCGAGTCGCTCCGCCGCATGGTGCTCGCCACCGACGACGCCGCCGAGGGCCGCGCCGCGGCCGCCGAGCGGCGACCGCCCCGCTGGACCGGACGCTGA